The Pontibacter sp. SGAir0037 DNA segment AAAGAGAGAATCTGGCGCGCGCTATGGCAAAAAGACTGGCGTCAAAACTTCAGTCGCGCATGTCTGACCTAGAAATGAATTCGCTCGTAGACAGACTCTTTGCCTGCCAGGTGCCCTATTATACACCTGGTGGTCAGAAAACACTAGTAATCATGGAGCTTAGCCAGCTGCATGAGCTTTTTTTGAAAGGCTGATGGTTCTACCTTAGAAACGCTTAACGCATGCTTAATATAACGCCCATGGTCAGGAACATCCTGATCATCAACGTGGTTATCTTTATTTTGCAGGACAGGTTAATACCTTCTGCGCAATTTGCTTTATATCATTTCAGCTCTGAATATTTTCAGCCAATTCAGCTTTTATCGCACATGTTTATGCACGGTAGCTGGGGGCACCTGTTTAGCAACATGTTCAGCTTGTTTATTTTTGGTCCGATGCTGGAGCGTTTCTGGGGCCCACAGCGCTTTCTGGCCTTTTACCTGATTACAGGTTTAGGAGCTAGCTTGCTTTATACAGGCGTCAGAACCTTCGAGCTGAACAACCTGCGTGCAGATACAGAACAGTACCTGGAGAATCCTACTCCTCTGGGTTTCAATATTTTTATGGACAACCATCTGGCACCCGGAGCAGGACTGGAGATGGCCTCAGAGTTTCGTCGTAATCCTGACAGTCCCGAGTATATTGAGGGGAGCAAGCAAATTGTAAGGCGTGTCTACAATCAAGTGGTGAATACACCATTGGTAGGAGCATCCGGAGCTGTTTTCGGTATATTAATGGCCTTTGGGATGCTGTTCCCGAACCTGGAGCTCTTCCTGCTTTTTATTCCTTTTCCGGTTAAAGCTAAGTATTTTGTATTGCTCTATGGTGCGTATGAATTGTATTCCGGTTTCAACCGTGTGCCCGGCGATAACGTAGCACATTTTGCACACCTTGGCGGTATGTTGTTTGCGTATATCCTGATAAGGATGTGGCAACGGAACGATTATCGTAATTATTAAGCTTTAACTATAAGTAGCTTTCTTTGTTTAGCAGATACAGCAACGTTTTGTAGGGCGGGCAAGCGTAAAGCAACTATGTGTGTTATGACAATTATTTTTTTATGCTAAAAGTATAATGAGCATTTTACAAGATATAAAAGATTCTTTCCGGCAGCCCAATAATACACTAAAGCAACTCATTCTTATTAATGTTATTGTTTTTGTGGTGCTTATTGTGCTGCGTATGCTTCTTACGTTTACAGTAGGGCCTGAAGTGTACGGCAGGTTAATGAGTTTTATTGCCTTGCCTTCTGATCCGTGGTCTGTGCTGATAAAGCCCTGGACGCTGGTAACCTATTTCTTTACCCACGAAGGTTTTCTACATATTATATTTAATATGCTTAACCTGTATTGGTTTGGGCAGTTGGTCCGGGAGTACTTAGGCGATAAGCGCTTGCTAAGCTTATATGTTTTAGGTGGGCTTGCAGGTGGTTTGCTGTTTATCCTTTTTTACAACCTGGTGCCTTTTTTTGCAGACAGGTCGGCTTATGCTGTTATGATAGGTGCCTCTGCCAGTGTTTTGGCTGTTGTAGTTGCAGCAGCCACTTTACTGCCAAACTATACCTTTAATTTAATATTGATAGGCCCGGTAAAGATAAAGTATATTGCGCTGTTCTTAGTTGTGTTGTCTATTTCCGGGGCGGTCGGAAGCAATGCCGGTGGAAATATTGCCCACTTGGGTGGCGCGTTTTTAGGCTGGATGTTTATCAAGCAGTTGCAGCGCGGTAGCGATCTGGGCAGGCCTATACATGGTTTATTCGGTTTTGTAACAGGAATATTTAAACGCAGACCTGCTTTAAAAGTAACGCATCGGCGCTCAACAGCATCTGCTCCCTCTAATGGCAATGTAGCCAGCAGCAGTTATGCAGGTAAACCAAGCCAATTGGAAATAGACCGTATTCTGGACAAAATTTCCAGTTCCGGTTACGAAAGCTTATCCAAAGAAGAAAAACAAAAGCTCTTCCAGGCCAGCCAGAAAGAATAATCTTCGTATCTTTAAGTAAGACAATGTAGAACCTAACTTAAAAGATATGAAATACTTATTTGCGTTTGCACTGATACTAAGCGTGTTTTCCTCTACCAGCGTACTTGCCCAAGAAAGCAAGACAATGACTATAAAAACGAGGAAAAATGTAAGTCCGGAAGATGTGCTTTATATAATCCGAAGCAACTCAGCAGAAGAGTTTCCTGTGGAGCATGCTTCTTTAAAGACTATTGATTCAGATTGGATTGAAGCGGTTGATGTTTTGAAAGATACATCTGCGGTAGAACGCTATGGTGACAAAGGAGCCAATGGCGTTGTGATTATAACCCTGAAGGAAGACGAAGCAGCGGCTAATGAGTTTTTAAAGAAACTGAAAGAAAGCAAATAGAAAAGGAGTAACCGAGCATTCCCTATAAAGGCAGAAGGCGCTACTTATTCAGTAGCGCCTTCTGCCTTTATAGGGAATGCTTCCTTATTTAAGCATTTGCATTGATCTTATCCAGCGCTTCCATTACCTCTTTTACGTGTCCGCGCGAAGTTTCCAGCAACTGTTTCTCTTCATCGTTTAACTGAAGCTCAATTACTTTTTCGATACCGTTTTTACCTAAAATCACAGGTACGCCGAGGTATACTCCATCAATTCCATATTCGCCTTCCAGTTTAACGCAAACCGGGAACACGCGGCGCTGATCGCGTACAATAGCCTCAACCATTTGAGCAGCCGCAGAACCTGGTGCATACCAGGCCGAAGTACCCATCAGTTTTACCAGTTCGCCGCCACCGTTTTTCGTGCGCTCCACTATAGCGTTCAGTTTGTCTTCTTCAATCAGTTCTGTTACAGGTATACCGCCTACAGTGGTGTAGCGTGGAAGTGGTACCATGGTGTCGCCGTGGCCACCCATTAATACAGCCTGAATATCTTTCGGAGATACATTAAGTGCCTCTGCTAAAAATGCTCTGTAGCGTGCTGTATCCAGAATGCCAGCCATACCCATTACACGGGTACGCGGTAATTTAGACGTAATATGAGCCGCATACGTCATCACATCCAACGGATTGGAAACCACAATAATGATGGCGTTCGGAGAATATTTTATAACATTTTCGGTTACTGACTTTACAATACCCGCGTTGGTTGAGATCAGGTCGTCGCGGGTCATGCCTGGCTTGCGTGGCAGGCCGGAGGTTATTACAACCACATCAGAGTCAGCAGTGCGGGAGTAATCGTTCGTAACACCAACAGTGCGTGTGTCATAAAGGTTTATAGGGGCTTTCTGCCAGATATCAAGCGCTTTGCCCTCGGCAAAACCTTCTTTAATATCCACTAAAACTACTTCGTTCGCGATTTCGCGGTAAGCAAGAACATCAGCGCATGTAGCGCCTACGTTTCCGGCTCCAACTACGGTTACTTTCATTATCGGATATGCTTTAGTTATTGGTTTGAGGATCGATTAACTATTGTAAAAATATAGAAAAAAACTATTACGATGCAGGGAAAAGTAAAAGTATTCTTTGGTACTGGACATAAGACACAGGATACAAGATTTTTTAAATGTATGGGTATATTAAGGATAAACAACTTATCCGCCTCTTCCTGGCATACTTTAGTCCTTTGTCTTAAGTCATGTGTCTTGTGTCCTTGAAAAAACTATCTCCAGCACCCGCTCTGTTTTGTCGGTTACTTTAAAGCGGTTGTCCAGCCGCTGCCCCACAATCCAGGCAATCGACTGTTCTGATACTAGTACCAGTGTTTGAGGTTTAAGGTTAGCAGGTACTTTCTTATCAATCAGGAAATCACTTACTTTCTTTTTTCCGTTCATGCCCAGCGGTACAAACCAGTCGCCTTCCTGCCAGTTTCGGAGCTTCAGAGGAAACCTAAGCTGATCAGCATCCAGAGCAGCTACATGGGGTTTGGTATTGAGTTTATACTTAGCCGCATCCATATAGCGAAGTGTTAGGCGGATATGCTCTCTTTGTATTTGTGTCTGGCCTTCTTCTATGGTTATACTTCCAAAGGTGGCGAGGTTGCGGGGGGTAATAACCAACTGGTCCCGGTCTTTTATAAGTGTATGGCTTGGGGAATGAAACTGTTTGCCTGATATGCCTTCCAGGGCTTCTGTCAGCTCCAGTACTACACTGTAGCTGAAGTTGTAAGGGCGCAGCAGCTCGTGCAGCACAACAGGTAGCCCGGTCGCATCCTTTAGCGGAAGAAGGTGGAGGTAGGTGGCATCGGCTTCTGTGCGCAGTGCCTGCTGCCCGAGCTGCTGGATATAGGCGCCCACAATTGCTTCGGCATGGCTAACCCGCTCGGCTGTCTGTTGCATCGTTTCTTCCAGGTTTGGGTTTATCTCTTTTAGAACGGGAATTACCTCATGCCTGATTTTGTTACGCTGGTACTTGGTGGTTTCGTTGGAGCTGTCTTCACGCCAGATCAGCTTGTTAGATGTTACAAAGTCGTAGATATCGTCTTTGGTAACAGAAAGCATGGGGCGTATAATATGGCCGTTTTGGGGCGGAATGCCGTGCAGGCCAGCTATACCTGTTCCTTTTGTCAGGTGGAGCAATATGGTTTCGGTCGTATCGTTGCTATGGTGGGCCGTGGCAATGTAATCGTAGCCTTCTTGCTGGCGTATTTGCTCAAACCAGTTGTAGCGCAAGGTTCGGGCAGCCATTTGTATCGAAAGTTTCTCCTGTTCAGCAAATGCTTTGGTGTTGAAATTTTCGGTAAAGAATGGTACATCATACTTTTTGGCCAGCTTTTTGACGAATAACTGATCGGCTTCTGCGTCTTCGGCTCTTAACCCGAAGTTACAGTGTGCCAGGGCAAACGTATATTTTAGCTTATGCAGCAGCTCGCACAGCACAACGGAATCAATGCCGCCACTTACGGCAGCTAAAATTTTGCTTTCGGGCTGGCAAAGCTGGTGCGCCTGGATAAAACCTGAAACTTTCTGAAGCATAAGACAGTTGCTGAAATTTATTTATAATTTTGATTTTTAAAGTATTTAGAAGCTAGACGTTAGATACTAGATGTAAAGACATCTGCCAGTAATATAGTTGTCCCTGATTTTTTAATAGTCAGTGATACTGAGGTTTGTATTGTTTTACGTCTAAAATCTAGGTTCTAAAATCTATTATCTATTTTCTAAATGAACATCACAAAAGTACTGTATTCTCTTGTCTTTGCTTTGTTTTCTCTGCTTTCTCTGTCGGTTTCGGCACAGCAGCAGTTGCAGCGGCAAAAACAACAGCAGACGCAACAGCCACAGCGGCAAACACAACGACCGCAGCAGCAGTTACCTGCCCAGGAAAATAACAAGGTAGATTTAATAAACGCAGATAGTCTGAAAGGCGGTACCTATAATGGGCAGCAGGTAGACAGGCTATTGGGAAATGTAGTGTTTAAGCAGCGCGATACCTTTCTGCACGCAGACTCTGTGTACCAGTACAGAGGAACGGAGATGCTGGAGGCTTTTAGCAATGTACGTATTCTGCAGGGCGACACACTTACCATGACCGGGGATCGTGCAACGTATGACGGTACAAAACGAACGGCCAGAATGACCGGAAACGTAGTGATGCGGGATCCGCAGATGACGCTTACTACGCCAAGCCTCGACTATGACCTGAACAGTCGTGTGGCTGTGTATACAGAAGGAGGTACCATAGTGGATCCGGAGAACCGCCTTCAAAGCCGTCGTGGAACTTACGATACCCAGACCAAAACTTTCACTTTTCAGCAGAATGTAAAAGTCTTCTCGAAAGACTACAACATAACAGCTGAGAATATGCGCTATAACACACTCAGCAAGATCGTGTTTTTCCAGGGACCTACCTTTATCAAAGGGAAGCAGGGCGATTTGTATGCCGAAGAAGGTACTTATAATACCATTACTAAAATTTCTAATTTCGGGCGCAATGCCTACATATTAACTCCCGAGTACAGGTTGGGAGGCGATAAGTTGCACTACAACGAAAGTACCGGCTATGGGTATGCCGAAAAGAATGTTACATTGCGTTCTTTAAAAGATGATGTGATTATCCGCGGACGGGTAGGCCGCTACTGGCGCCAGAGGGGGTATGCCAAAGTATATGGTAATCCGGTTATGGAGTCTATCATGGACAATGATACCCTTTTTATGGCTGCCGACACGCTGATTTCGCAGGAAGCTGTAAAGCCTGGCGACCCGAGTATGCTATACGCCTTTAAAGATGTGCGCATTTTCAAAAAAGACTTACAAGGCACCTGCGACTCGCTCAGCTTTAACCGTACCGACTCTGTTATGTACATGAATACATTGCCTGTATTGTGGAGTGAAGGCAGCCAGATGGTATCTGACACCATTCGCATCCACCTGCGCAACAAGAACATCGATAAAATGTACATGTTCAGCAATGCCTTTATCGCTTCTGAGGATTCTATCAAAAACTACAACCAGGTGAAAGGACGCAACATGGTAGCCCACTTCCAGAATGGCGACCTGCGGCGTGTGGATGTAAACGGGAATGGCGAAAGCTTATACTTTGCCCTGGAAGGAGATTCGTTGCTGACAGGAATGAATAAGGCAATCTGTAGCGATATGGTGCTGCGGTTTGCAGAAAATAAACTGAAAACTATTTCGTTTCTGGTGGACGCAGACGCCGATTTTATTCCGCCCCATGAACTGAAAAAAGACGATAAACAGCTGGAAGGCTTTTCGTGGCTTGCTGATTTCAGGCCCGCAAAAAAAGATATTTACACCAAACCCGCTAAAAAAGAGCGGCCTCCTGTTGCCCGTCCGGCACAGGCACAACCTGATTCCAGGCAGGCTCCTGCCAGAAATCAGGCGCAGGGGCAACCCGGCAGTAAGGCTCAGCAGCAGGGGCCAACCCGCTCTAACAGCAGGCCGGCGAGTACCGGTAATTTAAGACGAGGAAACTAATGAGGTTGTTTAAAGCCAATAATTTTCAGATTTGTATTTCATACAGAAAATCAATAATTTTGCCCGTTCATGAATAGAGGCTTTTTCCATACCGTAGCTTTGTTGGGCTTATTGCTCATCTTTACAAGCTGTAGCAATTATCAGAAGCTTTTAAAAAGCAACGATGTTGATAAGAAGTACCAGGCTGCACTCTCTTACTACGAAAAAGAGGATTATACCCGTGCCAATGAACTGTTGAAGCAGGTAGCTCCTTTAATGACAGGAAGAGTAGAGGCCGAACGTGCTAATTTTGTGTATGCTCACACATACTTTATGCAGGGCGATTATATCTTGGCTACGTATCATTTCAAAAACTTTTATGATACCTACCAGCGTAGTGAGTTGGCAGAGCAGGCCATGTTTTTACATGCAAAATCACAGTATTATCAGTCTCCTTCTCATGAGCAGGACCAGCAAAGCACTTTAGCGGCCCTGGAAGCTTTACAGGAATTTAACGTGCGCTATCCGGGCAGCCAGTATGGCGAGGAAGCCAATCAACTGATAGACGAACTGTTCAGGAAGTTGGACAGAAAGGCTTTTGAGAGTGCCCGCTTATACTATTCACTCAGATACTATAAAGCGGCAGTTGTGGCATTTACAAACTTTCAGCGCGATTACCCAACTTCTCCGTACAGCGATGAGGCTGGTTATCTGAAAGTTGATGCGCAGTACAGGTATGCAAAAGAAAGTATTGCAAGTAAACAGGCAGAACGCTACCGCGAAGCAATTGAATTCTATGAAGTGTTCGTAGATCGTTATCCGGAAAGTAAGTTTTTACGTAGTGCCGAACAGGTATATGGCAATGTTCTGGAAGAGTTAGAAAGAATAACAAGCAATTCAAATACAGCAACAACACAAAGTAATTAATTATTAGATATATGGCATCAGTTCCTTCATCCATTATTACACGCAACATGGCCGACTTTGCAAAGCAAACCGGTAACGTATATATGTCTGTGGCTGTAATCTCTAAAAGAGCAAACCAGATTTCAGTTAAACTGAAAGAGGAGTTGAATTCTAAGCTGGCTGAGTTTGCAACAACAGTAGATAACCTGGAAGAGGTTTTCGAAAACCGTGAGCAAATCGAAATTTCCAAATATTATGAGCGTTTACCTAAAGCTACTATTCTGGCAACAGAAGAGTTCTTAGAGAAAAAAGTTTACGTTCGTACACCAGACGACGAAGAAGCAGCCGATATATTCTAGAGCGCATGCTCCAGGGTAAAAAAATATTAGTTGGGGTTTGCGGAAGTATTGCAGCTTACAAAGCCGCCTTATTAGTACGCCAGCTCATAAAAGCAGAAGCAGAAGTTCAGGTCATTTTGACGGCTTCTGCTTCTGCTTTTATAACCCCTTTAACACTGTCCACGCTTTCTAAAAGGCCGGTGCTTACTGAGTTTGTGAAGGATACGCAAGGGGTATGGAATAACCATGTAGAACTGGGGCTGTGGGCCGATGCCATGGTGGTAGCGCCTGCCAGTGCCAATTCTGTGGCCAAGTTTGCCAATGGCTTTTGCGACAACCTTTTAAGTGCTACTTATTTATCAGCCCGATGTCCTGTTTTTGTAGCTCCGGCCATGGATCTGGATATGTACCAGCACCCGGCGGTACAGGCAAATTTCAGAAAGCTGCAGGGCTACGGCAATCATATTATTGAAGCGGGATACGGAGAACTGGCAAGCGGGCTGGTGGGGCAGGGGCGTATGGCAGAGCCAGAGGAAATAGTAGAGGTGCTTCAGAAATTCTTTTCAGCAAGTGGAAAATTCGTTTAGCGGTAAAAAAGTACTATTAACAGCGGGTCCAACCTACGAACCTATAGATCCTGTGCGCTTTATAGGGAACCACTCTACCGGTAAAATGGGTTACGCATTAGCAGCGTGTTTTGCAGCGCATGGGGCACAGGTGCAGCTGGTATCCGGCCCAACCAACCTGGCGGCTCAGCATCCTGCTATACAGGTAACATCGGTTACAACAGCTGATGAAATGTATGAGGCGGTAAAGTTATTGGCTGAAGATGCCGATATCTGGGTATTTGCTGCAGCGGTAGCTGATTATAAACCGAAAGTGGCAGCAGATAAAAAGCTAAAGAAATCGGATGCCGAACTTACCATTGAGCTGGTTAAAAACGTTGATATAGCAGCGGCTTTGGGCAAACAGAAACGCGCCGATCAGTTTTCGGTAGGATTTGCCTTGGAAACTGATAATGAAGGGGAGAATGCCAAAGTCAAACTTCAGAAAAAGAACCTGGACATGATTGTGCTGAACTCGCTCCGTGATGCGGGTGCAGGATTCAGGCATGAGACAAATAAGATTACTATAATTGAGCAGGAGGCTACTACCTTGTTCAGTTTAAAACACAAAGATGAAGTAGCACAGGATATCGTAAATCTTGTTTGGGAAAGATTACATGCTTAAAAAAATTGTACTCATATTGTGCTTCGGTATACTGGCTTTGGGAGCAAAAGCGCAGGAGCTGCAGTGCGATGTAGTAGTAAACAGCGAACAGGTGCAGTATACAGACCGGCAGCTGTTCCAGGACATGCAGAATCGCATTTTCGAGTTTATGAACAACCGCCGCTGGACCAACCAGGCTTACCGGGTAGAGGAGCGGATAAAGTGCAGGCTGCTGATCAACCTGACTGAAATGCCGGAGATAGGTGTTTTCAGGGCAAATGTGCAGGTAGTGTCGCTGCGGCCGGCGTACGGTACTGTTTATGAAACGGTGTTGTTTTCCTTTATTGATAAAGACTGGCTGTTTCAGTTTAACAGTGCGCAATTATTAGATTACTCTGATAATAACTATACCTCCAATCTGTCGTCTATGTTGGCTTTTTATGCCTATACAATCATAGGAATGGACAACGACAGCTTTTCGCGGCTGGGTGGTGCCGATGCTTTCGATAAAGCCCGTGCGGTTGTAAACCTGGCAGCTTCCCAGAATACGGCATACCCTGGCTGGAAGCCATTCGAAGGTAACCGCAACCGGTACTGGATTATTGATAACCTGCAGGACCCGCAAATGCTGCCCTTCCGGGAAGGTATTTATACCATGCATCGCCTGGGGCTGGATCTGATGGCAGAGAAGCCGGAGCAAGCCAGGAAATCTATGCTGGCAGTATTGCAGGAAATACAACAGGTGTCGCAGCGAAAGCCCGGGGCAGCTATTATACGTTCTTTCTTCGAAGCAAAGGTAGACGAGTTGGTAAACATGTTTAAAGCAGCAGCGCCAGCCGATAAACAGCAAGCCTATACCTTACTCACACAGGTAGACCCTACTAACAATACCAAATACGAACAGTTACTGAAGCGCTAAGGCTTTCCAATTCCACAGAAAGCATGTATCTTCACGTAATGAGGCAGTAGATGCTGCCCGAATAAAATGCCAGATGGGAAAGCGCCAGCACCGTATTTTCAGAGAACAGATTTCAGGCCGTACAGAAGAGTTACTTCATCAGAAGTCTGTGCAGCTTATTTACCGCAATAAAATGGTACTGCAGGGGCAGATTGTTAAATTAGGCTCAGTACAGCTGGAATTAGTTGATGGCCGGAATCATAAGCACATGGTGCCTTTACAGCAAGTGGAAGAGATTATTTACGATAAAGAAGCTGCCTTTTAAGCCTCGTAAGATCAACACGCACCATTTAAAACTAAAGCTAAGAAAAAGTATAGCATTTAGTAAAACAGCAGTAAATTTATACCTTACCCACGAACTTAGCATAGGCAAAAAGTCTTATACCTTATGTCTGAAGTCTTTTGTCTTTATAGTATATGCTGATAGACTTAAAAATTAAAAACTACGCTTTAATAGAAAAGCTGGAAATGAACCCTTCGCCTGTGCTGAACATCATTACAGGTGAGACAGGAGCTGGTAAATCCATCATGTTAGGAGCAATAGGGCTTCTGTTGGGAAACAGGGCCGATACAAAGCTGCTCTTTAACCAAGCCGAAAAGTGTGTGATAGAAGGTGTGTTTGATGTGTCGTCTTACAACCTGCACGAGATCTTTGCTGCCGAAGACCTGGACTTCGACGACCAATGCATCTTACGCCGCGAGATCAGCCCGAGTGGCAAGTCCCGTGCTTTTGTGAATGATACACCGGTAACGCTGGATGTAATTCGTAAGATAGGAGAGAACCTGATGGATATCCACTCACAGCACGACACGCTGCAGTTGGGCGATACCAGCTATCAGTTAAACATCCTGGACATTTATGCAGGAAATACTGCATCGGCAGGAAATACCACGTTTGATATTTATGCAGGTAATCTCTCTTACCTGAGAAACTATAACGATACTTACCGCAAGTTCAAAAAGCTGGAAAGCGATTATAAAAAACTGACAGACCAGCTGGCACAGGCTCAGAAAGAGCTCGACTACAATACTTTTCTGCTGAATGAGCTGGAGGAAGCCAACCTGCAGGAAGAAGAGCAGGAGAAACTAGAGGCGGAGCTTAAACAACTTGAAAATGCCGAAGACATTAAGCTGAAGCTTACGCAGGCAGTGCAGTCTTTAACCGAGTCTGATTTTAACATCACATCTGCTTTAAAAGATACTGCTTACCTAATCAGCCAGCTATCGCAATTCTCGCCGAAATACGAAGAACTCAGGAGTCGAACCGAAAGCTGTATGATCGAGCTGAATGATATAGCGGGCGAGTTGGAGGATGCGGAACGCCATACGGAAGCTGATCCTGAACGTGCCTCTGAAGTGCAGGAACGTTTAAACATGATCTATACCCTGCAGCGCAAGCACCAGGTGCTAACAGTGGCGGAGTTATTGGCTATACAACACGACCTGGAAACCAAAGTAGGTAGCGTACTGAACTTAGACAACGCTATCGCCAGCACACAGAAAGCCATGCTGGAGGTGGAAAAGGACGTACTGGCAAAAGCGGAGATTCTCTCTGAACGCCGCAAAGATTCTTTCGGTAAATTTGAGCAGGAGCTGTACCGTTTACTGGCAGAGCTGGGCATGCCGAATGCGCGTATTGTTATTCAGCACAGTTCTACGTCACCTTCTGCTACAGGTACCGACGAAATCAGCATTCTTTTTAGTGCCAACAAAGGTGCGCAGCCGCAATCACTGGTAAAAGCAGCTTCGGGAGGTGAATTTTCACGCCTGATGCTCAGTATTAAGTATATGCTGGCCGATAAGGTGGCACTTCCGACTATTGTTTTCGATGAAATAGATACAGGTATTTCGGGTGAGGTAGCTGTTAAGGTAGGCAGAATGATGCAGCAAATGGCGCAGAAGCACCAGATAATTGCTATTTCGCACTTACCTCAGATTGCGGCCCAGGGTAACTCACATTATTTTGTGTATAAAGAAGACCGGGAAGACCGTACCATCAGCCGCGTACGGAAATTAACAGATGAGGAGCGAGTAAACGAAATTGCCCATATGATAGCAGGTGCCAATCCGAGTGCAAATGCGTATCAAAGTGCAAAAGAGTTGTTATCACTATAAGTACTTATTGCTATATTGCCGCTCCATTTATTTTTTCTGATACCTTTGTAAGGTAACAGGCTAAAAAGCGAACAAACAACATAACAATATGTCTTATAATCTGCTAAAAGGAAAGAAAGGAATTATTTTCGGAGCACTGGACGAAAAGTCTATTGCCTGGAAAGTAGCTATGCGTGCCAAAGAAGAGGGTGCTGAATTTGTGCTGACAAATGCACCGTTGGCTATGCGTATGGGTGAGATCAAAAAACTGGCTGAAGCGTGTAATGCTGAAATTGTTCCGGCAGATGCTACCTCAGTAGAAGATCTGGAGAACCTGTTTACAAAGTCTCAGGAGATTTTGGGTGGAAAGATAGACTTCGTGCTGCACTCTATCGGTATGAGCCCAAACATTCGTAAAGGCAAATCTTACGGAGACCTGAACTATGAGTGGTTCCTGAAAACCCTGGATATTTCTGCTCTTTCCTTCCATAAAGTAATGCAGGTAGCAGAGAAGCAGGATGCCATGAACGAGTGGGGTTCTATTGTGGCACTTTCTTATATTGCCGCACAACGTGTGTTCCCTGATTATACCGATATGTCGCAGGCAAAGGCTGTATTAGAGTCTATTGCCCGTAACTATGGCTATCGCTATGGAAAACTGAAAAATGTACGTGTAAACACAATTTCTCAGTCTCCTACTAAAACAACAGCAGGAACAGGTGTAGGCGGCTTCGATGCCTTCTACGACTATGCAGATAAAATGTCGCCGCTGGGCAACGCTTCTGCTGAGGCCTGTGCAGACTACTGCATTACCTTGTTCTCAGACCTGACAAAGATGGTAACAATGCAAAACCTGATGCACGACGGTGGCTTCAGCAGCATGGGTATCTCCGAAGGTATAGTTGAGATGATCAGTAAGTAACAAGTAATGTGCTAATTATTAATGTGCTAATGTGTTTATTAGGTTCATTAAATAATTAGCACATTAATAATTAGCTTATTAGCTTACCCATCCTCCCTGTTCACCGTGTTTATATCAAAGGCGGGAATACAGATAGACCAGTATTCTGTTTCTTCGTTGTATGGGT contains these protein-coding regions:
- a CDS encoding DNA-directed RNA polymerase subunit omega; the encoded protein is MASVPSSIITRNMADFAKQTGNVYMSVAVISKRANQISVKLKEELNSKLAEFATTVDNLEEVFENREQIEISKYYERLPKATILATEEFLEKKVYVRTPDDEEAADIF
- a CDS encoding flavoprotein gives rise to the protein MLQGKKILVGVCGSIAAYKAALLVRQLIKAEAEVQVILTASASAFITPLTLSTLSKRPVLTEFVKDTQGVWNNHVELGLWADAMVVAPASANSVAKFANGFCDNLLSATYLSARCPVFVAPAMDLDMYQHPAVQANFRKLQGYGNHIIEAGYGELASGLVGQGRMAEPEEIVEVLQKFFSASGKFV
- the coaBC gene encoding bifunctional phosphopantothenoylcysteine decarboxylase/phosphopantothenate--cysteine ligase CoaBC, translating into MENSFSGKKVLLTAGPTYEPIDPVRFIGNHSTGKMGYALAACFAAHGAQVQLVSGPTNLAAQHPAIQVTSVTTADEMYEAVKLLAEDADIWVFAAAVADYKPKVAADKKLKKSDAELTIELVKNVDIAAALGKQKRADQFSVGFALETDNEGENAKVKLQKKNLDMIVLNSLRDAGAGFRHETNKITIIEQEATTLFSLKHKDEVAQDIVNLVWERLHA
- a CDS encoding DUF4835 family protein translates to MLKKIVLILCFGILALGAKAQELQCDVVVNSEQVQYTDRQLFQDMQNRIFEFMNNRRWTNQAYRVEERIKCRLLINLTEMPEIGVFRANVQVVSLRPAYGTVYETVLFSFIDKDWLFQFNSAQLLDYSDNNYTSNLSSMLAFYAYTIIGMDNDSFSRLGGADAFDKARAVVNLAASQNTAYPGWKPFEGNRNRYWIIDNLQDPQMLPFREGIYTMHRLGLDLMAEKPEQARKSMLAVLQEIQQVSQRKPGAAIIRSFFEAKVDELVNMFKAAAPADKQQAYTLLTQVDPTNNTKYEQLLKR
- the recN gene encoding DNA repair protein RecN, whose product is MLIDLKIKNYALIEKLEMNPSPVLNIITGETGAGKSIMLGAIGLLLGNRADTKLLFNQAEKCVIEGVFDVSSYNLHEIFAAEDLDFDDQCILRREISPSGKSRAFVNDTPVTLDVIRKIGENLMDIHSQHDTLQLGDTSYQLNILDIYAGNTASAGNTTFDIYAGNLSYLRNYNDTYRKFKKLESDYKKLTDQLAQAQKELDYNTFLLNELEEANLQEEEQEKLEAELKQLENAEDIKLKLTQAVQSLTESDFNITSALKDTAYLISQLSQFSPKYEELRSRTESCMIELNDIAGELEDAERHTEADPERASEVQERLNMIYTLQRKHQVLTVAELLAIQHDLETKVGSVLNLDNAIASTQKAMLEVEKDVLAKAEILSERRKDSFGKFEQELYRLLAELGMPNARIVIQHSSTSPSATGTDEISILFSANKGAQPQSLVKAASGGEFSRLMLSIKYMLADKVALPTIVFDEIDTGISGEVAVKVGRMMQQMAQKHQIIAISHLPQIAAQGNSHYFVYKEDREDRTISRVRKLTDEERVNEIAHMIAGANPSANAYQSAKELLSL
- a CDS encoding enoyl-ACP reductase, with the protein product MSYNLLKGKKGIIFGALDEKSIAWKVAMRAKEEGAEFVLTNAPLAMRMGEIKKLAEACNAEIVPADATSVEDLENLFTKSQEILGGKIDFVLHSIGMSPNIRKGKSYGDLNYEWFLKTLDISALSFHKVMQVAEKQDAMNEWGSIVALSYIAAQRVFPDYTDMSQAKAVLESIARNYGYRYGKLKNVRVNTISQSPTKTTAGTGVGGFDAFYDYADKMSPLGNASAEACADYCITLFSDLTKMVTMQNLMHDGGFSSMGISEGIVEMISK